TTCTAAACCCAAATCCCAAGCACCTGCAACCTCAATCGGATCGGCGGCAACTAATTCTACCCCTTGAGCTAAAGACAAACGCTGTACCAATTGGCGACGAGCCACAAGCTGACTAGAAATAGCCAAAGTTAAATCTTGCCGTGCATTAGCTAAATCCACCTCAGCGCGTAAAACATCAAACCTGGTTCCCAACCCAGCGCGTTCGAGCAAAACTGCATCCGCCAAACTCTGCTGTGCTTCTTCCACTGCGGCTTGAGCGATCGCCACTTGAGCATCAGCATTTTGTAAATCGTAGTAATCGCTGGTGGTATCAAAACGGATTTGCTCGGAAACGCGTTCCACCTCCAATTGATTTAAACGTACTTGTTCCTCAGCCGCTTTAATTTGGGCAGGTCTACGTCCACCAGTGTAAAGGTTATAACTTAACTGTAGTCTCGCATCCAAAGATGTACTAGTCGTATCTCGAATTGGGCGAGAAGCTTCAGTATTAGTCGCTTGTTGTTCGAGTTGAGTTTGTTGCTGCTGAAGTAGAGTTTGTTGTTGCTGAAGTTGTGCTTGTTGCTGCTGAAGTTGTGCTTGTTGTTGAGCAAAATCGGGAGCTTGGGGGTCGAGGTTAGTTAATTGTTCAGTAACCTCGTTGATTTGCCCCCCAACTTCACCTAATTGGGATTCAACTTGACGCTGTTGTGTCTGAATTCCTTCAATTTGGCGATCGATATTCAGGAATTGTTGATCGATCTGTAACTGACCAGTAGCTGATTCAGTACGAGTAAAATCTACCTGAGTGCTAAGGTTGGGATATTCCGTAGCTAACGCTTCTTGTAAGCTTTCCCTCGCTCTTACTAAATTAAGTCGGGCAACCTCTAGTTCCCGGTTGTTGCGTCTGGCTAATTCGATCGCTTGTTGGAGAGTAATCGGCTGAAGCGTATCAATCTCTACTTCATTCCTGCGAGTGGGAAATAGTAAAGGATTGCCACTAGGTTGTAAATCTTCGGGTAAAGGAGTTCCGGGATTAATTGGTGCAGAGGGAGGAAGATTTTCCGGAACAAAAGGTCGCGTTTGTTCCTGTTCGCGATTGTCCGGTTGCGGTAGTTTGGGCGGAAGTGTTTCTACATTCGGTAGTTGAGCAAGTCTTTGGGGCGATTCAGTATTTTCTTGACTATTTGTCGCCGTGGTTTGTTCGACAAACTTGCCTACAAATTGAGTCTGAGTAGCGTGAGCCCGCTCGTTTGCTGAAGCCAGAAAGTCTCTCACTTGAGTTCCCGAAGGGCGATCGTTTAACTCACTTGGCGCTGCCAAGAGAAATTCTGACTCAGACAAGTTATCTGAATTTTGAGCAGATTGAGTTCCAACTTCCTCATCGTAAGGTGAAGGGAAAAACCCCTCTCCTTGACTCTCACTAACTGCTGTCGGCGCAGGAAACGCCTCCTCCACCGTCCCTTCATTAGCATTAACAGAGTTAGATTCCTCCAAATCAGGCATTTCTGCCTCATGAGAAGGCAACGGAAAAACCCTAGGAGTAAAAACCGCTTCTCCCGGATTAGCCATCGCTGCCAAATTAATCTCTTTCTCAATATTTAACTTTCCTGGAAGAGACTCCAAGGTAAAAAAGTCGCTATTTTCAGAGGACGGCGCCGGAAAAGCGGGAACAACTTCTGCCAATAGCGAGTTAGCTTGAGGCTGGGAATTCAACGGAATTGGCAATAAAACCGTTTCTGACTCACCTGTCGCCGAATCCAGTTGGGAATTTAACCGATTTGTCACCGATTCTGGAGAACTGGAGGAATTAGAGTCAGTTTTTGACTTATGCAAAGAGCGCAACGCTTGCGTATCGGTTGATAAACCGTAACCGAGAGCAATTACTGCACTCGAAACTGCCATGAAATGACGAAAAGCTAGCATCAGTATCTTAGTTTAGTTTCTAGTCTCAGAGTGCGATTGTATGTCAATCATTAAGCCATCTGCCAAGCACAAGTCAATATTGACATCGACAGCGACCAACTTTTCTAACTTGCTACCACTTGCTGTCTTTTCCTTGAGCAAAGCAACTTGCGAAGCTGAGTTTAAGATATCCCAGTAAGATAAACAGACCTCTCTCAAGCAGCATTTTTGTCCTTGAGAGAGGTGGATGGAGCTTAAACTTAGCGGTGATTCTCTGTGGCATGAGCCTATTTGCGAATTAACGATTTATTTTCATGTTTCCATACAATTCCTTCTCCAGCTAAATTGCAGATGGTAGACAGGAAAACTTTGACGCTGGCGCTACCGCACCAATCGCGTCAATTTTACCTTCTAACCAAAGTTTAAACTTAGCTTCGATCAACTTAATTTAACTAATCTCTGGTACTCTCCTGGTAATTCTCAGTTTTCAACAGTCAATCCGGACTTAACCATGAATTTTACCATCTGGCATTACTGCTCCTGTCAAGATCGCATCTCGTAAGTCAACACCAGTCAAAATTGCATCTCGTAAACTGGCTCCAGTCAAGTCAGCACCTCGTAAATTAGCTCCTTCTAAGTTTGCTCCCCATAAAGACACTCCCTGGAGGTTGGCTCCACTTAAATCTGCTCCTGTTAAGTTAGCCAGATTCAGATTGGCTTCGCTCAAATCTGCTTTTCTTAAATC
This Oscillatoria salina IIICB1 DNA region includes the following protein-coding sequences:
- a CDS encoding pentapeptide repeat-containing protein → GLELSGVRMSGGDFRRANLLGANLSKAELRVVKFEQVNLKQANLHQSNLKAGHFNRANFTKTDLSEADLRKADLSEANLNLANLTGADLSGANLQGVSLWGANLEGANLRGADLTGASLRDAILTGVDLRDAILTGAVMPDGKIHG
- a CDS encoding TolC family protein; amino-acid sequence: MLAFRHFMAVSSAVIALGYGLSTDTQALRSLHKSKTDSNSSSSPESVTNRLNSQLDSATGESETVLLPIPLNSQPQANSLLAEVVPAFPAPSSENSDFFTLESLPGKLNIEKEINLAAMANPGEAVFTPRVFPLPSHEAEMPDLEESNSVNANEGTVEEAFPAPTAVSESQGEGFFPSPYDEEVGTQSAQNSDNLSESEFLLAAPSELNDRPSGTQVRDFLASANERAHATQTQFVGKFVEQTTATNSQENTESPQRLAQLPNVETLPPKLPQPDNREQEQTRPFVPENLPPSAPINPGTPLPEDLQPSGNPLLFPTRRNEVEIDTLQPITLQQAIELARRNNRELEVARLNLVRARESLQEALATEYPNLSTQVDFTRTESATGQLQIDQQFLNIDRQIEGIQTQQRQVESQLGEVGGQINEVTEQLTNLDPQAPDFAQQQAQLQQQQAQLQQQQTLLQQQQTQLEQQATNTEASRPIRDTTSTSLDARLQLSYNLYTGGRRPAQIKAAEEQVRLNQLEVERVSEQIRFDTTSDYYDLQNADAQVAIAQAAVEEAQQSLADAVLLERAGLGTRFDVLRAEVDLANARQDLTLAISSQLVARRQLVQRLSLAQGVELVAADPIEVAGAWDLGLEETILLAYQNRAELQQQLAQREIDEQQRRIELAAIKPQVSLFANYNVLGVLDDELDPGDGFQLGARLQWTLFDGGAARARAEQEKIDKAIAETNFADRRNLVRFEVERAYYNLLANEENIQTATVAVELAEESLRLARLRFQAGVGTQTDVIAAQSELTTARGNLLRAIIDYNTALAALQRAVSNLPDSNLFDLP